The Priestia koreensis genomic interval ACCTGCTCGAGCAGGATCAGTCTCATGAGTTGGTGTGGGAAGGTCATGCGTGAGAAAGAGAGGGCTGCGTTTGAGCGCTTCATGACTTGGTCGCTTAGGCCTAGGGAACCGCCAATGATAAATGCAACCTTACTCTTTCCATATGTAGCAAGCTGGTCGAGGTCTTTGGCTAGTTCCTCCGAGGATTTAAGCTTTCCTTCAATGGCTAGGGCGATTACGTGCGTGTCATCGCTAATCTTCGCAAGAATGCGTTCTCCCTCTTTTTGCTTTACCTGCTCCATTTCGGCTTCGCTTAAATTTTCTGGTGCTTTCTCGTCTGAAAGTTCAATCACTTCGACTTTTGCATAGGTAGACAGTCTTTTTAGGTATTCGGAAATACCTTGTTTTAAATATTTTTCTTTTAATTTCCCGATCGTAATAATGGAGATATTCACAATCCACACCCTTTAAAAATTGATTTACAAACACGTTATCCACAGTCTTTATCCACATATCCACAGAACATATCCACATCTTGTGTTCGAATGTTAGTTCCCTACAATATATACAGATTTATTGTCGCAATATTCACATGTGGATATCTCATCTTCTCCTGTTTTCTCTAGGGTCGGGAACGTTTCGCTTTCATCGACCATTACATCTAACGCTAGTTCTACATGTTCTTCGCAGCATAGAATTTTCACTATTTTCACCTCACTTATCCACAGTACGTTTAACCTTATCCAGAAAGAAAGAACCGTTCAGTCAATATGCTGAAGAACGGTTCTTCATTTTTTTACATTCTCACTTATAGTGACTCTTTAATTAACTTCATTGTGGCGGTTTGCTTTTTACCATCACGATAATACGTCACTTTGAGTTTATCTCCAACTGCTTTTTGATTATACAGGACTTTTCGTAAATCAATAATGTTCGAAATTGGTTTACCGTCTAGCTCAACAATTACATCATATTGTTTTAAACCTGCTTTTGCAGCTGGTGAAGAAGGTTCAACATCGATGACTGCTACACCTTTTACCACGTCTTTCGGTAATTTCAATGTTTCACTTAGGTGATAACTTGAGATTTCATCCAACGAACGAGAGGAAATTCCCATATACGGGCGGCGTACTTCTCCAAATCGTTCTAAGTCATTAATCACTGGTCGAACAGAATTCGCTGGAATGGCAAGACCAATTCCCTCAACTTCCTCCTGAGCAATTTTCATCGAGTTAATTCCCACTACATCACCTTCGATGTTCACAAGTGCTCCACCGCTGTTACCAGGGTTAATGGCTGCATCCGTTTGAATAACCTCTGACTGCCAATCCGCTACCCCGTCACCGTTCAAATCTTGAGGGATAGCACGATTTGTACCAGATACAACGCCTTGTGTGACAGATCCAGCAAATTCAAGACCTAATGGGTTCCCAATCGCTACCACTGGTTCACCCCGTTTTAATGAATCAGAGTTACCAAATGTGGCTACTTGTTTCACATGCTTGGCATCGATCTCTAATACTGCCAAATCAGTCAATGCATCTGTTCCTAGTAAACGTGCTTTTACGCGAGTACCGTCGCTCATGCTTACTTCGATTTCACTTGCATCTTCTACTACATGGTTATTTGTCGCGATAAATGCTTTATTGCCAGCTTTTTTATAAATAACACCAGATCCTGTGCCCGCTTCAGAAGATTTCCCACTGTCCCAGAAGCTGCTTGATTTCTGGATATTTACTACGCCCACAACTGCATTATCAACCTTCGATACGGCCTTTGTAATATCACTCGTGACGTTCACAGAGACCGTCTTTTGTACACCTGATATTGAATTGTCACTTTGTTGAACATCATTTTCTGAAGAAGTAGAAGGTAAAATTCCCCGATCTACTAGTGATGGATACACCAATAAAATAATTAATGCACCGATAATTGCGCCGATCAAACCTGAGAAAAAGGCCCCTCTTTTTCTACGTGGTCGTCTTTGCTCTTGGTATTCGTCGTCATAATAGCCCACTCGTCTCATCCATCCTTTCCCTATACTGCGTTGTATTATAAGATCGTGTAATAAGCTGAGCCCTCTATTATAGACTATTATACCCAATTCACTGTAAAATTCTAATTTTTAGCACAATGAACTCCCAAATTTTTTACTCGTTAAATATAAACGAGCGGCGAAGCATTTTTTGGATCTGTATCATACAGCTCAATTTGCTCACCGATTTGGAATCCTTTTTCTGTTAGGACTTGTTCCACTGACATGCGGGCTAGATCCTTCATGTTATTATCCTGACTAAGATGAGCCAAATAAATGCGCTTTGTCTGGTCACCAATAACGTCCGCTAAGGCAAGTGCCGCATCTTCGTTTGATACGTGTCCCACATCGCTTAAAATACGACGCTTGATGCTCCAAGGGTATCTTCCCATTCGAAGCATCTCAACGTCATGATTGCTTTCAAAAATGAACATATCGCTATCTTTAATAACGCCTTTCATACGATCACTCACATAACCTGTATCTGTGATTAACGTAAGTTTTTTACCATCTTGATGAAAGGAAAAAAACATTGGCTCAGCTGCATCGTGAGATACACCGAAGGACTCTACGTCCAAGCCGTTAAACGATTTTGCCTCTCCAACATTAAAAACGAACTTTTGGTCCGGATGAATCGTTCCAATTAATCCTTCCATCGCCTGCCACGTTTTCTCGTTCGCATAAATCGGCAAATCATATTTGCGTGCTAACACACCTAATCCTTTAATATGATCACTATGCTCATGTGTAACTAAAATCCCTGAGAGATCTTTGATGTTGCGATCAATTTGTTGGAACAAGCCTTCCATGCCTTTTCCGCTTAGTCCAGCATCGACAAGAATCGAGCCTTTCTCATTTCCGACAAATGTTGCGTTACCCGTGCTTCCGCTTGCGAGCACACTAAAGTGCAAGCTCATGTTACTCACTCCAATAATTAATTAGTCTTTCCTTTTACAATGTCTCCTTCAAAAGCGTTCATGAAATATTGGTCCTTCTTGTTCACAACGATGTGCCAAGCTGGAATTAAAATTTGCATTTGAGCCTCATCAGAATTTGCGATCACTGGGGAGAAATTGTAATATCCTAATTTAACAGTGGTTATGTTGCTGTCAGGTTCAATTTCTTTATTTAAGTACAGGTTTTCAAGCACCTTGATCGGCTGTAGGATATCCTTATCAACCTCGATCTTATCCTTTACATCTAATAAAGTTTGCTCATAACCTGTCATTTCATTCTTATCATTAAGGTGAATAATGAGCTTCCCACCTTCATTGTTATAAATGGTGGCATCACCGATTTTTTGATAGCAAATAATCTGTTTTAAATCTTTATCCACATTCCATCGAATATAGGAAGAGCCCTTATAGATGTAATCTTTTAAAAATTGATTGAAACGAAACGTCGCATTTGATCCGGAAATTGGAATCGACTTATTGAACGTCCCTTGAAGATGTGTCGCATCTAGCAACATAATCTTTTGATCCTTAAGACCATCTAATTTGGTGTTCGTAAAATTGTAATTGGTCACTCCTACATAGCTTTCCTTAGAAGGTGGTGTCGGAAGATCTCCATATGTAATGTGATCGTCCGCTAAAAGCTCCTCAATACTTGCTTCCGTAATCGGATCAAGCTGACTACGTTCCTTTTTTTGATAAAGCTGAAAGCCAAGGAAAAGATTCAGAATCAGGAAAGTAATAATGAATGTATTTTTCGTTTTATTCCAATCCATTCGATGCACCTCCTGATTCCTTCAGACTTTCAACCTTGTTCCATTTGCCTTTGTATAAATAGAACCAAGCCGGTTGCAGGGCAATGCGTCGAACCTCTAAGCTATCATTCTGCTGCTGAGGAACGAGTTCGTAACCAATTGCAATGTCTTGCAGCTGTGACTTATCCAAGTTTGGAATCTTCTCCACAGACTTAATAATATCTAAGCCAGATGAGAGTTTTACTGGAAAACTACCTGATGATGTACGGGAAATTTTATAAATAGGTCGGCGGTATTTGGCAACCTCTGCTTTCCCCCACTTCTCGTAGATCTCCGTTGTTGTCGGCGCACTCGTTGAAAAGACAGGATAATTATTCTCATGAAGCTGATACATAACCTCGCGCTTATCAGGGTTCCATTTTGAAAAATAATACGCGTCTGTCCAACCACCATGATCATTAACAAAATTGAAGCTTCGTTTCAAAATGCTCGTTACTTCAATAGCCTCACTGTTAGACGTTCCTAAATTCGCCCAGTTGGCGTATTCAATTACGTCTTGATTACCAACGAACGCGAGCACGCTTGTCCCATCCGTGTAAAATTCTTCGTTCGATACTTTTTCTTTCTTCACGTACGTAGGATTACCGAATAAAACGTTTTTGAACTTATCCACATCTAGAGGGCTGCTATAATACATTAGGCTATCAAGCGTAACGGATTGCTTCGGAAGATAGATGTACTTTCCGTCACGAATTTTATACTTCGTGTAAGGAGCGTACAAGCTTTGCATTTTCGCTGCCTTTTTGTCAAAATCGTGTTGCAAAAAGTTAGAGACAATCGCAACAAAGATTTGACGTGTCTTTGTATCCACAAAATAAGCATTAATAGCGGACTGTCCTCTTTTTTCTTTAAGAAAAATGCGATCAAAATAAAAGTCAGGAACTGATTTACCCTCGACTTGAAACATATCCTTGAAGGCTTTCATCGAGATATTGTCCGGATAAATCAATTCAATCGCGTTATCCATATGTAAAAAAGAGTCGAAGTCATTTGACGGAACGTTTGGCGTATAGTTGTAGACGTTTGCAAACTTCCATGTCTTTGCTTCGTTTAGCCAATTGTCGACGTTTTTTTCGATCGTTGCACCATAGTCCGAACCATTCCCATGATAGATGACTTGTGAAAACTTAATATGATCGCTCAACTCTTTTTTTGATGCACTTTTCAGTGGACTTACATATGTTTCATTTTGTAAGTATTTATTTTTTTCAAGTATTTTGTAATGAGGCTGGTACGTCCAAAGATTCCACGTTAAGACCAAGCTTAATACTACCAAAAACAACAAAAGGAACGTTTTAAGCTTTTCGTATCTTATTCCCATTCGTCTTCGCGCTCACTTTCGACAGGAAGTGTGAAGAATATAATGGTTCCTTGCCCATCCTTACTCTTCGCCCAGATTCTCCCACCATGGGCTTGTACAATTTCCTTCGCGATTGCAAGACCAAGTCCTGTTCCACCAAGCTGTCTTGATCGAGCCTTATCCACGCGGTAGAAGCGATCAAAGATCTTCGAAATATTCTTCTTCGGAATTCCCACACCTTCATCTTGAACGCTTAAAATAACCGTCTCATCTTTTAATTTCAACGAGAACGTAATCGTACCGCCTTCTGGGGAGTACTTAATTGCGTTGGAAATAATGTTATCTAGAACCTGTGTAATTTTATCTTGATCAATTGATACATAGATTGATTGCTTCGGAAGCTTGCGAATGAACTTGATCTTCTGTTC includes:
- a CDS encoding S1C family serine protease, with the translated sequence MGYYDDEYQEQRRPRRKRGAFFSGLIGAIIGALIILLVYPSLVDRGILPSTSSENDVQQSDNSISGVQKTVSVNVTSDITKAVSKVDNAVVGVVNIQKSSSFWDSGKSSEAGTGSGVIYKKAGNKAFIATNNHVVEDASEIEVSMSDGTRVKARLLGTDALTDLAVLEIDAKHVKQVATFGNSDSLKRGEPVVAIGNPLGLEFAGSVTQGVVSGTNRAIPQDLNGDGVADWQSEVIQTDAAINPGNSGGALVNIEGDVVGINSMKIAQEEVEGIGLAIPANSVRPVINDLERFGEVRRPYMGISSRSLDEISSYHLSETLKLPKDVVKGVAVIDVEPSSPAAKAGLKQYDVIVELDGKPISNIIDLRKVLYNQKAVGDKLKVTYYRDGKKQTATMKLIKESL
- a CDS encoding two-component system regulatory protein YycI; translated protein: MDWNKTKNTFIITFLILNLFLGFQLYQKKERSQLDPITEASIEELLADDHITYGDLPTPPSKESYVGVTNYNFTNTKLDGLKDQKIMLLDATHLQGTFNKSIPISGSNATFRFNQFLKDYIYKGSSYIRWNVDKDLKQIICYQKIGDATIYNNEGGKLIIHLNDKNEMTGYEQTLLDVKDKIEVDKDILQPIKVLENLYLNKEIEPDSNITTVKLGYYNFSPVIANSDEAQMQILIPAWHIVVNKKDQYFMNAFEGDIVKGKTN
- a CDS encoding MBL fold metallo-hydrolase — translated: MSLHFSVLASGSTGNATFVGNEKGSILVDAGLSGKGMEGLFQQIDRNIKDLSGILVTHEHSDHIKGLGVLARKYDLPIYANEKTWQAMEGLIGTIHPDQKFVFNVGEAKSFNGLDVESFGVSHDAAEPMFFSFHQDGKKLTLITDTGYVSDRMKGVIKDSDMFIFESNHDVEMLRMGRYPWSIKRRILSDVGHVSNEDAALALADVIGDQTKRIYLAHLSQDNNMKDLARMSVEQVLTEKGFQIGEQIELYDTDPKNASPLVYI
- a CDS encoding YycH family regulatory protein, with product MVLTWNLWTYQPHYKILEKNKYLQNETYVSPLKSASKKELSDHIKFSQVIYHGNGSDYGATIEKNVDNWLNEAKTWKFANVYNYTPNVPSNDFDSFLHMDNAIELIYPDNISMKAFKDMFQVEGKSVPDFYFDRIFLKEKRGQSAINAYFVDTKTRQIFVAIVSNFLQHDFDKKAAKMQSLYAPYTKYKIRDGKYIYLPKQSVTLDSLMYYSSPLDVDKFKNVLFGNPTYVKKEKVSNEEFYTDGTSVLAFVGNQDVIEYANWANLGTSNSEAIEVTSILKRSFNFVNDHGGWTDAYYFSKWNPDKREVMYQLHENNYPVFSTSAPTTTEIYEKWGKAEVAKYRRPIYKISRTSSGSFPVKLSSGLDIIKSVEKIPNLDKSQLQDIAIGYELVPQQQNDSLEVRRIALQPAWFYLYKGKWNKVESLKESGGASNGLE
- the rlmH gene encoding 23S rRNA (pseudouridine(1915)-N(3))-methyltransferase RlmH gives rise to the protein MNISIITIGKLKEKYLKQGISEYLKRLSTYAKVEVIELSDEKAPENLSEAEMEQVKQKEGERILAKISDDTHVIALAIEGKLKSSEELAKDLDQLATYGKSKVAFIIGGSLGLSDQVMKRSNAALSFSRMTFPHQLMRLILLEQVYRAFRINRGEPYHK
- a CDS encoding CxxH/CxxC protein, encoding MKILCCEEHVELALDVMVDESETFPTLEKTGEDEISTCEYCDNKSVYIVGN